A genomic segment from Clostridium pasteurianum BC1 encodes:
- a CDS encoding SDR family NAD(P)-dependent oxidoreductase — protein MNYFNLDGKKAIVTGGSSGLGRGMAEGLAEAGAEVVIVGVSDNAYGTAEELNKLGYKVHAIKGDIGKRENLKELFHSCLDKLGGDLDIVVNNVGIQRRNKCEEFTLEDWDEVISVNLTATFQLCQMAGIKMLKKGSGKIINVASMLSFFGGYTVPAYAASKGGVAQLTKALANEWASKGININAIAPGYMDTAMNTKLINDEVRNHEILSRIPAARWGTPEDLKGITIFLASSASDYLNGTVIPVDGGYLGR, from the coding sequence ATGAATTACTTTAATTTAGATGGTAAAAAAGCTATTGTTACAGGAGGAAGCAGCGGACTTGGGAGAGGAATGGCTGAAGGCCTTGCAGAAGCTGGGGCAGAAGTGGTTATTGTAGGTGTATCAGATAATGCTTATGGAACTGCTGAGGAATTAAATAAATTAGGATATAAGGTACATGCAATAAAAGGAGACATTGGCAAAAGAGAAAATTTAAAAGAATTATTTCATAGCTGCTTAGATAAATTAGGTGGCGATTTAGATATAGTAGTAAATAATGTAGGTATCCAAAGAAGAAATAAATGTGAAGAGTTCACCTTAGAGGATTGGGATGAAGTTATTAGTGTAAATCTTACAGCTACTTTTCAGCTGTGTCAGATGGCTGGTATAAAAATGCTTAAAAAAGGCAGTGGTAAAATTATAAATGTTGCTTCTATGCTAAGCTTCTTTGGTGGATATACTGTACCGGCTTATGCTGCCAGTAAAGGTGGGGTAGCTCAGCTTACAAAAGCTCTTGCCAATGAATGGGCAAGTAAAGGAATTAACATTAATGCTATAGCACCTGGATATATGGATACTGCTATGAACACAAAATTAATAAATGATGAAGTGAGGAATCATGAAATACTTTCAAGAATACCAGCTGCCAGATGGGGAACTCCAGAAGATTTAAAGGGAATAACTATATTTTTGGCATCTTCTGCCTCTGATTATTTAAATGGTACAGTTATACCTGTTGATGGGGGATATTTAGGAAGATAG